GCTTCGCGCTGGTGCGCGACGAAGCCGGGCATCCGCTGCATTCGGCTGACAGCGTCGGGCCCGGCGCACGCGTCGAGATCGAGTTCGCAGATGGCCGTGTGGGCGCGACGGCGGATGCCGATCGGCCAGCGCCTGTGGCCAAGCGCGCACCGGCGCAGCCGAAGTCCGCGGCGCAAGACACGAAGCCAGCGCCGAAACGCGTGGGCAAGCCGGTGGATCAGGGCAGTTTGTTTTAGGGCGCGGTGCGCCCCTGCTATCGCAGCATTCTGAATGCCACCCCGTCATCCTGAGGTGCGAGGTTTGCGATGCGAATGCATCGCAAGGTGAGCCTCGAAGGATGAACGGCCGAGATGCAGCCGGGCCGTCGCCCTTCGAGGGCCGCTGAAGAAGCGGCCACCTCAGGGTGACGGTGGCAGATTGGTGCGCCTCTACCGGCAGGACAACCCGGCGTCCATCGTCGTCCAGAAGCCGCAATGTTCCGGCGCGAGTTGCGGTGCGCCGGCGCGGGCTTCGAACAGGAAGACGACGATGGTGAAGACGACCAGTGCGGACAAGAAGATGGCGAGGCGGTTGCGCATGAAGGATGCGTTTAGCCGACATCATGGTCGAACTAAGGCACCGACATCCGCTGAAACCGGTGTGACGCGCGATCCGTAGATTCACGGTCGGCCATTATCCGTGCAGGGCGGTGGTCGATGCGGGGCTGTCCGCCTCACCCTGTTCCTCGGGCGGCCCCGCTTACCGCGCCAGCCACTCCGCGACGTCCTTCTGCGACTCCGCGCGCGCCTCGGAATCGGTGCCGAGATGGCCGTGCTCGGGCGCGGCGGCATCGGCGCTGCTGGCGGCCGCATGCAGCGGCGTGTTGGCGCGGTCGAAATCGTGATAGGCGCCGGGATAGACCACGATGCGCGCGAGCGCGCTGCGGCCGTGCGCGCCGTCCACCATCTGGCGGCAGGCCGGCGGCGAGGACACGTCGTCGTTCGCGCCGATCAGCACCAGCGTCGGCACCCGCGTGCTCCAGCCGAGGCCGGCGGAGATCCGACAATCCGGATAGAACGCGATCGCGGCGCGGAAGTCCGGACCCACGTCGCGTGCCACGCTCTGCGGGCGCACCGCCCAGAGCAGCGCGCTGGCGCCGTTGGCCCAGCCGATCAGGCTGACGCGGTTGCGCGCGACCCAGGTCTGCTTCATCAGCCAGGCGCGCGATGCCGCGATGTCGGTGACGCGCTCGCGCCGCGCCGTGACGTGGATGTCCTTGACGCGGCATTGCGGCCCCAACTCGCGCGAGCCGTAGCTATCGGGCAGCAGCACCGCATTGCCCGCCCTGAGCAGCCGCTCGGCCCAGTCGCGATAACGCGGCTGAACGGAATCGGAATGGCTGCCGAGGCCGCCGCAGCCGTGCAGCGCGATCACGGTCGGGAATGGCCCCGCCCCCTCGGGCTTGAAGAGCTGCGCATGCAGGACGCCGGACGATAGCGGAATTTCGACCTGCTGCGGCGCAGGCGCCGGCGACGCATGCACGGCAGACATCGAGAGCGTCAGGAACAGGGCGGTCAGTCGAAGGCGCATCGGACTCTGTCGCAGGAGGTGCCGAACGGTCTCAAGCACTATCATGCGAAAACGGCGGCAAAACATCACAAACCGGTGGGTTTAACGGGCGGACAAGCTACCCTATCTATGCTACATCCGGTCC
This portion of the Bradyrhizobium diazoefficiens genome encodes:
- a CDS encoding dienelactone hydrolase family protein, coding for MRLRLTALFLTLSMSAVHASPAPAPQQVEIPLSSGVLHAQLFKPEGAGPFPTVIALHGCGGLGSHSDSVQPRYRDWAERLLRAGNAVLLPDSYGSRELGPQCRVKDIHVTARRERVTDIAASRAWLMKQTWVARNRVSLIGWANGASALLWAVRPQSVARDVGPDFRAAIAFYPDCRISAGLGWSTRVPTLVLIGANDDVSSPPACRQMVDGAHGRSALARIVVYPGAYHDFDRANTPLHAAASSADAAAPEHGHLGTDSEARAESQKDVAEWLAR